Proteins encoded within one genomic window of Flavobacterium gilvum:
- a CDS encoding MBG domain-containing protein, whose amino-acid sequence MKQLLPKSPFLTFIFLIANLFFATVSFGQTVSLDQADLDYAPGETVYITGTGWHSNEIINLQVDHLSQPIPDHGTPDPHLPWTVEADSSGNFTASWVVTEYELGANLLLNADGLLSGYTYKVFFTDGQRDFNSLTVGSQAGTATYGTAGSPTFLVTVFTTASGGGTSNLGPISLSITGLPVGAIPTFSPVSPLSASDTTPNPTTTLTITTTSNLNAGSYTFTVKASNTQGNKTTFVESTGTLIVTKTPLSVTANAAGKTYDGLAYSGGNGVAYSGFVNNETASVLGGTLAYSGTSQGAINVGPYVITPGGLTSNNYAITFNNGILTVGTAPLSVTANAAGKTYDGLAYSGGNGVAYSGFVNNETASVLGGTLAYSGTSQGAINVGPYVITPGGLTSNNYAITFNNGILTVGTAPLSVTANAAGKTYDGLAYSGGNGVAYSGFVNNETASVLGGTLAYSGTSQGAINVGPYVITPGGLTSNNYAITFNNGILTVGTAPLSVTANAAGKTYDGLAYSGGNGVAYSGFVNNETASVLGGTLAYSGTSQGAINVGPYVITPGGLTSNNYAITFNNGILTVGTAPLSVTANAAGKTYDGLAYSGGNGVAYSGFVNNETASVLGGTLAYSGTSQGAINVGPYVITPGGLTSNNYAITFNNGILTVGTAPLSVTANAAGKTYDGLAYSGGNGVAYSGFVNNETASVLGGTLAYSGTSQGAINVGPYVITPGGLTSNNYAITFNNGILTVGTAPLSVTANAAGKTYDGLAYSGGNGVAYSGFVNNETASVLGGTLAYSGTSQGAINVGPYVITPGGLTSNNYAITFNNGILTVGTAPLSVTANAAGKTYDGLAYSGGNGVAYSGFVNNETASVLGGTLAYSGTSQGAINVGPYVITPGGLTSNNYAITFNNGILTVGTAPLSVTANAAGKTYDGLAYSGGNGVAYSGFVNNETASVLGGTLAYSGTSQGAINVGSYVITPGGLTSNNYAITFNNGILTIDCLSIDAGASNKTVAVSTTFALSAKITPPAAGITVNFYLDDSSTPIGTGITTSPDGIATCTVTGGLPTEVYLVRAVPENNCQSSTAYLAVYDPNGGFVTGGGWINSPAGAYVADKYLTGKANFGFNAKYKKGNNEVDGNTEFQFQTGNLNFKSSSHDDMSLVIAGAQAIYKGKGTINGIAGYSFMVSVVDGDKKSTSVLDKFRIKIWNTGGVVYDNQIGQADNVEASTVLGGGSIVIHEVKKNTSKIAEKESIATPEILQFKVIAYPNPSNYQFSLAVTSDSNEKVEVLVYNMSARLVKRIEKSNEKTILFGEDLPAGEYLVLIRQGENQKAVNVIKK is encoded by the coding sequence ATGAAACAACTTCTACCTAAATCACCATTTTTAACGTTTATTTTTCTGATTGCAAATTTGTTTTTTGCAACTGTAAGTTTCGGGCAGACTGTATCACTTGATCAGGCTGATTTGGATTACGCCCCAGGAGAAACAGTTTATATTACTGGAACTGGCTGGCATTCTAATGAAATAATTAATTTGCAGGTTGATCATCTTAGTCAACCTATTCCTGATCATGGAACGCCCGATCCTCATCTTCCTTGGACTGTTGAAGCGGATAGCTCTGGAAATTTTACTGCTTCGTGGGTTGTTACGGAATATGAATTGGGGGCTAACCTTTTGCTTAATGCTGATGGGTTATTGTCTGGGTATACTTATAAGGTGTTTTTTACGGATGGGCAAAGAGATTTTAATTCGCTTACTGTTGGTTCCCAGGCGGGTACAGCAACTTATGGAACAGCTGGATCACCTACATTTCTTGTCACAGTTTTTACTACTGCTAGTGGTGGTGGAACAAGTAATTTAGGACCTATTTCTCTTTCAATTACTGGATTGCCTGTCGGTGCGATACCTACTTTTTCTCCAGTTAGCCCATTAAGCGCAAGTGATACTACACCAAATCCGACTACAACACTTACAATTACGACTACGAGTAACCTAAATGCTGGCTCATATACTTTTACAGTAAAAGCTTCAAATACTCAAGGTAATAAAACAACATTTGTAGAATCCACCGGAACGCTTATTGTAACCAAAACACCTTTAAGCGTAACGGCAAATGCAGCTGGCAAAACTTATGATGGTTTGGCTTACAGCGGAGGTAACGGAGTTGCTTACTCAGGTTTTGTCAACAATGAAACGGCATCCGTACTAGGAGGCACATTGGCCTACTCAGGAACATCACAAGGAGCGATCAATGTTGGGCCATACGTGATTACCCCCGGAGGATTGACTTCAAACAATTATGCGATTACCTTTAATAACGGAATTCTAACAGTAGGAACTGCACCTTTAAGCGTAACGGCAAATGCAGCCGGCAAAACTTATGATGGTTTGGCTTACAGCGGAGGTAACGGAGTTGCTTACTCAGGTTTTGTCAACAATGAAACGGCATCCGTACTAGGAGGCACATTGGCCTACTCAGGAACATCACAAGGAGCGATCAATGTTGGGCCATACGTGATTACCCCCGGAGGATTGACTTCAAACAATTATGCGATTACCTTTAATAACGGAATTCTAACAGTAGGAACTGCACCTTTAAGCGTAACGGCAAATGCAGCCGGCAAAACTTATGATGGTTTGGCTTACAGCGGAGGTAACGGAGTTGCTTACTCAGGTTTTGTCAACAATGAAACGGCATCCGTACTAGGAGGCACATTGGCCTACTCAGGAACATCACAAGGAGCGATCAATGTTGGGCCATACGTGATTACCCCCGGAGGATTGACTTCAAACAATTATGCGATTACCTTTAATAACGGAATTCTAACAGTAGGAACTGCACCTTTAAGCGTAACGGCAAATGCAGCTGGCAAAACTTATGATGGTTTGGCTTACAGCGGAGGTAACGGAGTTGCTTACTCAGGTTTTGTCAACAATGAAACGGCATCCGTACTAGGAGGCACATTGGCCTACTCAGGAACATCACAAGGAGCGATCAATGTTGGGCCATACGTGATTACCCCCGGAGGATTGACTTCAAACAATTATGCGATTACCTTTAATAACGGAATTCTAACAGTAGGAACTGCACCTTTAAGCGTAACGGCAAATGCAGCCGGCAAAACTTATGATGGTTTGGCTTACAGCGGAGGTAACGGAGTTGCTTACTCAGGTTTTGTCAACAATGAAACGGCATCCGTACTAGGAGGCACATTGGCCTACTCAGGAACATCACAAGGAGCGATCAATGTTGGGCCATACGTGATTACCCCCGGAGGATTGACTTCAAACAATTATGCGATTACCTTTAATAACGGAATTCTAACAGTAGGAACTGCACCTTTAAGCGTAACGGCAAATGCAGCTGGCAAAACTTATGATGGTTTGGCTTACAGCGGAGGTAACGGAGTTGCTTACTCAGGTTTTGTCAACAATGAAACGGCATCCGTACTAGGAGGCACATTGGCCTACTCAGGAACATCACAAGGAGCGATCAATGTTGGGCCATACGTGATTACCCCCGGAGGATTGACTTCAAACAATTATGCGATTACCTTTAATAACGGAATTCTAACAGTAGGAACTGCACCTTTAAGCGTAACGGCAAATGCAGCTGGCAAAACTTATGATGGTTTGGCTTACAGCGGAGGTAACGGAGTTGCTTACTCAGGTTTTGTCAACAATGAAACGGCATCCGTACTAGGAGGCACATTGGCCTACTCAGGAACATCACAAGGAGCGATCAATGTTGGGCCATACGTGATTACCCCCGGAGGATTGACTTCAAACAATTATGCGATTACCTTTAATAACGGAATTCTAACAGTAGGAACTGCACCTTTAAGCGTAACGGCAAATGCAGCTGGCAAAACTTATGATGGTTTGGCTTACAGCGGAGGTAACGGAGTTGCTTACTCAGGTTTTGTCAACAATGAAACGGCATCCGTACTAGGAGGCACATTGGCCTACTCAGGAACATCACAAGGAGCGATCAATGTTGGGCCATACGTGATTACCCCCGGAGGATTGACTTCAAACAATTATGCGATTACCTTTAATAACGGAATTCTAACAGTAGGAACTGCACCTTTAAGCGTAACGGCAAATGCAGCCGGCAAAACTTATGATGGTTTGGCTTACAGCGGAGGTAACGGAGTTGCTTACTCAGGTTTTGTCAACAATGAAACGGCATCCGTACTAGGAGGCACATTGGCCTACTCAGGAACATCACAAGGAGCGATCAATGTTGGGTCATACGTGATTACCCCCGGAGGATTGACTTCAAACAATTATGCGATTACCTTTAATAACGGAATTCTAACAATTGATTGCTTATCTATCGATGCAGGCGCAAGTAATAAAACCGTAGCAGTATCTACCACCTTTGCATTAAGTGCAAAAATAACACCACCTGCTGCAGGCATAACTGTGAATTTCTATCTTGACGATAGCTCTACTCCAATTGGGACAGGTATTACTACTTCTCCTGACGGAATAGCAACTTGTACAGTAACAGGAGGGCTACCAACAGAAGTTTATCTCGTAAGGGCAGTCCCTGAGAATAATTGTCAAAGCTCCACAGCTTATCTTGCAGTATACGATCCAAATGGTGGCTTTGTAACTGGTGGTGGTTGGATTAACTCTCCAGCTGGTGCATATGTAGCAGACAAATATTTAACAGGTAAAGCCAATTTCGGTTTTAATGCTAAATACAAAAAAGGAAATAATGAGGTGGATGGAAATACGGAGTTTCAATTTCAGACCGGGAATCTTAACTTCAAAAGCAGTTCGCATGATGACATGTCATTAGTAATTGCTGGAGCACAAGCTATTTACAAAGGGAAAGGGACTATAAATGGTATTGCAGGATATAGTTTTATGGTTTCAGTTGTCGATGGAGATAAGAAATCAACAAGTGTTTTGGATAAATTTAGAATTAAAATTTGGAATACAGGAGGTGTTGTTTATGATAATCAGATTGGTCAAGCGGATAATGTAGAGGCATCTACTGTACTTGGAGGTGGTTCCATTGTAATACATGAAGTTAAGAAAAACACAAGTAAAATTGCTGAAAAAGAAAGTATCGCAACACCAGAAATTCTGCAATTCAAAGTCATTGCTTACCCTAATCCATCCAATTATCAGTTTTCATTGGCTGTAACAAGTGATAGTAATGAAAAAGTGGAAGTTTTGGTGTATAATATGTCTGCTAGATTGGTAAAAAGAATAGAAAAAAGCAATGAAAAAACTATTCTGTTTGGTGAGGATTTGCCTGCTGGTGAATATCTTGTTCTGATTCGTCAGGGAGAAAATCAAAAAGCAGTAAACGTAATTAAGAAATAA
- a CDS encoding FAD-binding oxidoreductase, producing METQIVKVLKAFYINHDVKCFVTEKPSGYDFIPGQATDVSINLPEWKDKLRPFTFTNLREQNYLEFMIKIYKDHEGVTNKLGSINAGAELILHDVFGAIQYKGKGTFIAGGAGITPFISIFRDLYKKQQIQGNKLIFSNKTAEDVIVPEELQKMLKKDFLNVFTRENVVGFQEKRIDRNFLIDTIADFSQNFYVCGPSEFVKNITNHLLDLGATANTVVFEK from the coding sequence ATGGAAACACAAATTGTAAAAGTACTAAAGGCATTTTACATCAACCATGACGTAAAATGTTTTGTAACCGAAAAACCTTCTGGATACGATTTCATTCCAGGACAGGCTACAGATGTTTCCATAAATCTTCCCGAATGGAAGGATAAATTGAGACCTTTTACTTTTACCAATTTAAGGGAACAGAATTATCTCGAATTCATGATTAAAATTTACAAGGATCATGAAGGTGTGACCAACAAGTTAGGAAGCATCAATGCCGGAGCCGAATTAATTCTGCATGATGTTTTCGGGGCAATTCAGTACAAAGGAAAAGGAACTTTTATTGCGGGAGGCGCTGGAATTACACCCTTTATTTCAATCTTTCGAGATTTATACAAAAAACAGCAAATACAGGGAAACAAACTCATTTTCAGCAATAAAACAGCCGAAGATGTAATTGTGCCCGAAGAATTGCAAAAAATGCTAAAAAAAGACTTTTTAAACGTATTTACCCGAGAAAATGTGGTAGGTTTTCAAGAAAAAAGAATCGATCGAAATTTCTTGATTGACACCATTGCAGACTTCAGCCAAAACTTTTATGTCTGCGGCCCTTCAGAATTTGTAAAAAACATCACTAATCACCTATTGGATCTTGGAGCAACAGCAAATACAGTAGTTTTTGAGAAGTGA
- a CDS encoding class I SAM-dependent methyltransferase, translating to MELEIEQIRDQQKETWNKFSPGWKKWDELTMDFLKPMGDEIIKLISPKNDAIVLDVAAGTGEPGLTIASHLNGGKVISTDLAEGMLEVAQENAKKRGIKNFETIVCDVCELPFADNTFDAISCRFGFMFFPDMQLAIKEMTRVLKPGGKIATAVWNVPEKNFWITATMGTIGKNMEISPPPPGAPGMFRCAKEGFMSDLFSQAGLKNISVNEVTGKLNCKTTDVYWSMINDVAAPVVAALSKADDTLKEKIKNEVYLLVNQKYPDNNVIIDSSALVIYGEK from the coding sequence ATGGAATTAGAAATAGAACAAATCAGGGATCAACAAAAAGAAACATGGAATAAGTTTTCTCCCGGTTGGAAAAAATGGGATGAACTCACCATGGATTTCCTAAAACCCATGGGAGACGAAATTATTAAGTTAATAAGTCCAAAAAATGACGCAATAGTTCTGGATGTAGCCGCCGGAACCGGAGAACCAGGACTGACTATTGCTTCGCATTTAAACGGTGGTAAAGTAATCTCCACAGATCTGGCCGAAGGAATGCTCGAAGTGGCTCAGGAAAATGCAAAAAAGAGAGGGATCAAAAATTTTGAAACCATAGTTTGCGATGTTTGCGAACTTCCCTTTGCAGATAATACTTTCGATGCGATTAGTTGTCGCTTTGGATTCATGTTTTTTCCTGACATGCAATTGGCGATAAAAGAAATGACGCGAGTTCTTAAACCCGGAGGCAAAATTGCAACCGCAGTTTGGAACGTACCAGAAAAAAACTTCTGGATAACCGCCACCATGGGAACTATCGGTAAAAACATGGAAATTTCCCCTCCTCCACCTGGAGCCCCTGGAATGTTTCGCTGCGCAAAAGAAGGATTCATGTCGGATTTATTTTCGCAGGCAGGCCTAAAAAACATTTCTGTAAATGAAGTTACGGGAAAATTAAACTGTAAAACAACCGATGTATATTGGAGTATGATAAACGATGTTGCAGCACCTGTAGTTGCAGCCCTAAGCAAAGCAGACGATACTTTGAAAGAAAAAATTAAAAATGAAGTATATTTATTAGTGAATCAAAAATATCCTGACAACAATGTCATTATTGACTCGAGTGCACTTGTTATTTACGGAGAAAAATAA
- a CDS encoding ammonium transporter, whose translation MRKIILCVILITILVLSIFSIYLIAESPTLGAHVVQLKLDTGDTAWMIVATALVLLMTPGLGFFYGGMVGKKNVISTMLQSYMAMVIVTVLWVLIGFGLCFGPTIGGFIGNPTSNLLFNGVNASTAWELAPTIPFILFALFQAKFAIITPALVTGAFAERVRFWAYLLFMVLFILFVYAPLCHMTWHPDGMFFKWGVLDFAGGTVVHMSAGWAALAGAIFLGKRKVQKTNPARITYVLLGTGLLWFGWFGFNAGSAVGAGSLAAQALGTTTVAAAAAAMGWVFLDKIMGHKLSAMGASIGAVVGLVAITPAAGFVSIPHAIAIGIIASIVSNLVVSKFPKGKIDDALDVFACHGVGGMVGMLLTGVFASKAINPIVGDNQGLIFGDPTLFLIQLKALVLVSIFAFTMSYVLFFIVNKITPLRVTEEREELGLDISQHGEYL comes from the coding sequence ATGCGAAAAATTATTTTATGTGTGATACTTATCACAATCTTGGTACTATCCATTTTTTCAATTTATTTAATTGCTGAATCGCCAACATTAGGAGCTCATGTTGTTCAATTAAAATTAGACACGGGAGACACAGCTTGGATGATTGTAGCTACAGCCCTTGTTTTATTAATGACTCCTGGCCTTGGATTCTTCTATGGTGGAATGGTAGGCAAAAAGAACGTCATCAGTACTATGCTACAAAGTTATATGGCTATGGTAATCGTAACAGTATTATGGGTTCTTATAGGTTTTGGACTTTGTTTTGGACCTACAATTGGAGGTTTTATAGGTAATCCAACTTCGAATTTACTTTTTAATGGAGTAAACGCTAGCACAGCATGGGAATTGGCACCAACTATTCCTTTCATTTTATTTGCCCTGTTTCAAGCAAAATTTGCTATCATCACACCCGCTTTGGTAACTGGAGCTTTTGCAGAAAGAGTACGTTTTTGGGCATACTTATTATTTATGGTATTGTTCATATTATTTGTATATGCGCCATTATGCCACATGACTTGGCATCCTGACGGAATGTTCTTTAAATGGGGAGTATTGGATTTTGCCGGTGGAACAGTAGTACACATGAGTGCTGGTTGGGCTGCATTGGCAGGAGCAATTTTCCTTGGAAAAAGAAAAGTTCAAAAAACAAATCCAGCTCGTATTACTTATGTATTATTAGGAACTGGTTTATTATGGTTTGGATGGTTTGGATTCAACGCCGGATCTGCTGTAGGAGCAGGAAGCCTTGCTGCACAAGCATTGGGAACAACCACTGTAGCCGCTGCAGCTGCCGCAATGGGATGGGTATTCCTTGATAAGATTATGGGACACAAACTTTCGGCAATGGGAGCTTCAATCGGTGCAGTAGTAGGGTTGGTTGCCATTACCCCAGCTGCTGGATTCGTAAGTATTCCGCATGCAATTGCAATTGGTATTATTGCTAGTATCGTTAGTAACCTTGTGGTAAGCAAATTCCCTAAAGGAAAAATTGACGATGCCTTAGACGTATTTGCCTGTCACGGTGTTGGTGGTATGGTTGGAATGCTTTTGACTGGTGTTTTTGCATCAAAAGCAATAAATCCAATTGTAGGTGATAACCAAGGTTTAATTTTTGGTGACCCAACTCTATTTTTAATTCAATTGAAAGCATTGGTTCTCGTTTCCATATTCGCTTTCACAATGTCTTATGTTTTATTTTTCATCGTAAACAAAATTACTCCTTTGAGAGTTACTGAAGAAAGAGAAGAACTAGGATTGGATATTTCTCAACACGGAGAATACTTGTAA
- a CDS encoding ammonium transporter: MRKIVLSLILITVLVLSYTSHYFLTKNPTNLAEISKFDTGDIAWMIVASALVLLMTPGLGFFYGGMVGKKNVISTMLQSFMAMIIVTVLWVLIAFGLSFGPSIGGVIGNPIPNIFFQGVGTGTSWKLAPTIPFLLFALFQAKFAIITPAIVTGAFAERIRFWAYLLFMVLFILFVYTPLAHMTWHPDGLLYNLGVLDFAGGTVVHMSAGWAALAGAMFLGKRKVPRENPARITYVLLGTGLLWFGWFGFNAGSAMGANGLAAQALGTTTVAAASASMAWVFIDKIMGHKLSAMGACIGAVVGLVTITPAAGFVSMPHAITIGIIGSLISNVMVSKFPKGKIDDALDVFACHGVGGMVGMMLTGVFASKDINPAVVNQGLAYGETKLFIHQSIGLIGVSIFAFTMSYFLFYIVNKITPLRVSEEKEQLGLDITQHGEYL, translated from the coding sequence ATGCGGAAAATAGTTTTAAGTTTGATTCTCATCACGGTTTTGGTACTATCTTATACCTCACATTACTTTTTAACAAAAAATCCAACAAACCTCGCTGAAATTTCAAAATTCGATACCGGAGACATTGCATGGATGATAGTCGCTTCGGCACTAGTCCTATTAATGACTCCTGGATTAGGTTTCTTTTATGGTGGTATGGTCGGCAAAAAAAACGTTATTAGCACCATGCTTCAAAGCTTCATGGCCATGATTATAGTAACTGTTTTATGGGTACTTATCGCCTTTGGACTATCCTTTGGACCATCAATTGGAGGCGTAATAGGAAATCCAATACCTAATATCTTTTTTCAGGGAGTAGGTACTGGCACTTCATGGAAATTGGCCCCAACAATCCCTTTTTTACTTTTTGCATTATTTCAGGCAAAATTTGCCATCATAACTCCCGCCATAGTAACAGGAGCCTTCGCAGAACGTATCCGTTTTTGGGCTTACCTATTATTTATGGTATTGTTTATTTTATTCGTTTACACTCCATTAGCTCATATGACCTGGCATCCAGACGGTTTGCTATATAATTTAGGAGTACTGGATTTTGCCGGAGGAACAGTCGTACACATGAGCGCAGGATGGGCAGCCCTTGCTGGTGCAATGTTTCTTGGAAAACGAAAAGTTCCGAGAGAAAATCCTGCCCGCATCACTTATGTATTATTAGGAACCGGATTATTATGGTTTGGATGGTTTGGATTCAATGCAGGATCCGCTATGGGAGCCAACGGACTTGCCGCACAAGCATTAGGAACCACAACTGTAGCAGCCGCATCTGCCTCTATGGCCTGGGTATTTATAGACAAAATTATGGGACACAAACTTTCGGCAATGGGAGCTTGTATAGGAGCTGTAGTGGGATTAGTAACCATTACCCCTGCCGCAGGATTTGTCAGTATGCCACACGCAATCACAATAGGAATTATAGGAAGCCTTATCAGTAATGTAATGGTTAGTAAATTTCCAAAAGGAAAAATCGATGACGCATTAGATGTTTTTGCCTGTCACGGTGTTGGCGGAATGGTAGGAATGATGCTGACCGGAGTTTTTGCCTCCAAAGATATTAATCCTGCAGTTGTCAACCAGGGACTTGCCTATGGCGAAACCAAATTATTCATCCATCAATCGATTGGATTAATAGGTGTTTCAATATTTGCGTTCACAATGTCCTATTTCCTTTTTTATATAGTTAACAAAATAACACCTTTAAGAGTTTCTGAAGAAAAAGAACAACTCGGTCTTGACATTACTCAGCACGGAGAGTATTTATAA
- a CDS encoding aminotransferase class I/II-fold pyridoxal phosphate-dependent enzyme produces the protein MQVNEIPNRVFYKDGEEFLYFGGTNYLGVTTLPEFQNMLLAAFQKWGTSYGSSRSANIQLDIYDIAENLLAQQMQTEAAVTVSSGMLAGKLALEQLHHTTDLVFHFPNTHPALLHPFSLPLIQNGKLNPFIFDPTVSKIGIVADAIPSLEVTPINLDILKSIPSDKEITLLLDESHSIGILGNQGQGVLNQYELPNVYCKISIASLGKAMGLSGGIISGNSQFVNQIKKQQNFIGASGMNPAFLETFVNAQTIYQTQRQQLKNNLNYVSTNLIPNTCFTFTNSYPAIYFDNDELLQLLLDNNIIPTSFPYPTASGKLSRIVISAHHSETDLEKMVQQLNIFTQMNSGLDGDMRFNL, from the coding sequence ATGCAGGTAAACGAGATTCCTAACAGAGTGTTTTACAAAGACGGGGAAGAATTCCTGTACTTTGGCGGAACCAATTATCTTGGAGTCACAACACTTCCCGAGTTTCAAAATATGCTGTTGGCCGCTTTCCAAAAATGGGGAACGAGCTACGGTAGTTCCCGTTCGGCAAATATACAATTGGATATTTACGATATTGCCGAAAATTTACTTGCCCAACAAATGCAAACCGAAGCTGCCGTTACGGTTTCATCCGGAATGCTGGCAGGAAAACTGGCATTGGAACAATTACATCATACCACCGACCTGGTTTTTCATTTCCCAAATACACATCCAGCCTTATTGCATCCTTTTTCGCTGCCGCTGATTCAAAATGGAAAGCTAAACCCCTTTATTTTTGACCCTACCGTTTCAAAAATAGGAATAGTTGCCGATGCCATTCCGTCTCTGGAAGTTACCCCTATTAATTTGGATATTTTAAAAAGTATTCCAAGTGACAAAGAAATCACTTTACTACTTGACGAATCACACAGTATAGGAATTCTCGGAAATCAAGGACAAGGTGTTTTGAATCAATATGAACTTCCAAATGTTTATTGTAAAATAAGTATTGCATCTCTTGGAAAAGCCATGGGTCTTTCGGGCGGAATAATTTCTGGAAATTCCCAATTTGTAAACCAAATAAAGAAACAGCAAAATTTTATTGGAGCCTCAGGAATGAATCCTGCTTTTCTGGAAACCTTTGTAAATGCACAAACTATTTACCAAACTCAAAGACAACAACTTAAAAACAATTTAAATTATGTTTCCACTAATTTAATTCCCAATACTTGTTTTACGTTTACCAATAGCTATCCTGCAATTTATTTTGACAATGACGAACTGCTCCAACTGCTCTTGGATAACAATATTATACCAACTTCTTTTCCGTATCCTACGGCATCCGGAAAATTGAGCAGAATTGTCATCAGTGCTCATCATTCTGAAACCGACTTGGAAAAAATGGTGCAACAACTGAATATTTTTACACAAATGAATAGCGGATTGGACGGAGACATGCGATTTAATTTGTAA
- a CDS encoding dipeptide epimerase: protein MKIIIRTFKLQLRHTFTISRESHDIQPTLIVELQSDGFSGFGEATSNPYYNITVDSMRANLESIIPFIEAHNDETPEEFWDSASALLKHDMFALCALDMAYNDLYAKKKGKKLYELWGNSPLHNPKTDYTIGIDKIDKMVMKLKEMPWPIYKIKLGTKDDIAIVTELRKHTNARFRIDANCGWTVTETINNAIALKKLGVEFLEQPMKADQWAAHKEVFKHSVLPIIADESCIIEEDVAKCHNHFHGVNIKLVKCGGLTPARRMIAEAKQYGMKTMVGCMTESSIGISAIAHLLPELDYVDMDGALLLSNDIAIGVTITDGIVHYAEGNGIGAALLKH from the coding sequence ATGAAAATAATCATTCGCACTTTTAAACTCCAGTTAAGGCACACTTTCACAATTTCGAGAGAGTCACACGACATACAGCCTACTTTGATTGTAGAATTGCAAAGTGATGGATTTTCGGGTTTTGGTGAGGCAACTTCAAATCCATATTATAACATCACAGTGGATAGTATGAGAGCCAATCTGGAATCTATCATTCCGTTCATAGAAGCGCATAATGACGAAACTCCCGAGGAATTTTGGGATAGTGCTTCGGCTTTATTAAAACACGATATGTTTGCTTTATGTGCGTTGGATATGGCTTACAATGATTTGTATGCCAAGAAAAAAGGCAAAAAACTATACGAACTTTGGGGCAATTCGCCTTTGCACAACCCAAAAACCGATTATACTATTGGTATTGATAAAATCGATAAAATGGTGATGAAGCTGAAAGAAATGCCTTGGCCAATTTATAAAATCAAATTGGGCACCAAAGACGATATCGCCATTGTTACCGAATTACGCAAACACACCAATGCGCGTTTCCGAATCGATGCCAATTGTGGTTGGACGGTAACCGAGACAATTAATAATGCAATTGCATTGAAAAAACTAGGAGTTGAATTCCTTGAACAACCAATGAAAGCAGACCAATGGGCGGCACACAAAGAGGTTTTCAAACATTCTGTTTTACCAATCATTGCCGATGAAAGCTGTATTATTGAAGAAGATGTTGCCAAATGCCACAATCATTTTCATGGAGTAAACATAAAGCTCGTAAAATGTGGTGGCCTCACCCCTGCCCGAAGAATGATTGCCGAGGCCAAACAATATGGCATGAAAACTATGGTGGGTTGTATGACAGAATCTTCTATCGGAATATCTGCCATAGCCCATTTATTACCGGAGTTAGATTATGTAGATATGGATGGTGCTTTATTATTATCCAATGATATCGCGATTGGTGTTACCATTACAGACGGTATCGTTCACTATGCAGAAGGAAACGGAATAGGCGCAGCATTACTAAAACACTAA